A DNA window from Sporomusaceae bacterium FL31 contains the following coding sequences:
- a CDS encoding GMP synthase, protein MRLHYLQHVPFENPGSILIWAKENGHRITSTQFYQNEPLPRQQDFDWLVIMGGPMNIYEEEFYPWLAAEKVFIREAIETGKVVIGLCLGGQLIADVIGGKVTQNPVKEIGWFPVRLSEHARLSPLFSFFPEQPVVFQWHGDTFSILPEEAQCIAESDACKHQAFIYKNRVFGFQYHLENTASIIESLVENCRAEMIPGAYVQTPEELLAHPAYIEQSNQWMERFLTQLEKMDREGIL, encoded by the coding sequence ATGAGACTTCATTATTTGCAGCATGTCCCCTTTGAAAATCCTGGCAGCATTCTTATCTGGGCAAAGGAAAATGGTCACAGGATAACCAGTACGCAGTTCTATCAAAATGAACCTCTTCCTCGTCAGCAGGATTTCGATTGGCTGGTCATCATGGGCGGTCCGATGAATATCTATGAGGAAGAATTTTATCCGTGGCTGGCTGCTGAAAAGGTGTTTATCCGGGAGGCGATTGAAACCGGTAAAGTGGTTATCGGGTTATGTCTTGGCGGGCAGCTCATTGCTGATGTGATTGGCGGCAAGGTGACCCAAAATCCTGTTAAGGAGATTGGCTGGTTTCCTGTTCGCTTAAGTGAACATGCCAGGTTATCCCCGCTATTTTCATTTTTTCCTGAGCAGCCGGTTGTCTTTCAATGGCATGGTGACACCTTCAGTATTCTGCCGGAAGAGGCTCAGTGTATCGCCGAAAGCGATGCCTGTAAACATCAGGCCTTTATTTACAAAAACAGGGTATTTGGCTTTCAGTATCATCTGGAAAATACCGCTTCGATTATTGAGAGTCTTGTGGAAAACTGCCGGGCTGAAATGATTCCTGGTGCTTATGTCCAGACCCCGGAGGAATTATTGGCTCATCCTGCATATATCGAGCAAAGCAATCAGTGGATGGAACGATTTCTTACCCAATTGGAAAAAATGGATAGGGAGGGGATTCTTTAA
- a CDS encoding LysR family transcriptional regulator, whose amino-acid sequence MLLGVADPLEIRQLKTFMSIVKLGNFSHAAQFLGYTQSSVTTHIQLLEKELNTVLFERFGHQLMLTTDGERLYDYAEKITKLAEDAKNDLDHSAVPRGSVIIGMPESLCVYHLTELLKEYSSLYPDVELKLKFGISSDFRMLLRKNMMDLAFFLEKNIADSDLISKELWTEPIVMVASPEHELASFKRVEAKDLKGQSIIYIESGSSYRTVLEKSLIKAGIRPRAALEICQIQTIKEFVISKLGITVLPLAAVKNELEAGRLVALPWQGSEFQTSAFLVYHKEKWLSPPIQAFVKLVQERLLK is encoded by the coding sequence ATGTTATTGGGGGTGGCAGATCCTTTGGAAATTCGGCAATTAAAAACTTTTATGAGTATTGTGAAACTCGGCAATTTTTCTCATGCAGCCCAGTTTCTAGGATATACTCAATCTTCAGTAACAACCCATATCCAGTTGCTGGAGAAAGAGCTAAATACAGTATTGTTCGAGCGCTTTGGCCATCAGCTCATGCTCACCACCGATGGTGAACGGCTTTATGATTATGCTGAAAAAATTACCAAACTGGCTGAAGATGCCAAAAATGACTTGGATCATTCGGCGGTGCCGCGTGGGTCGGTGATCATTGGTATGCCGGAATCTTTATGTGTTTATCATCTTACTGAATTACTCAAAGAATATAGCTCTTTGTATCCGGATGTGGAGTTAAAGTTAAAATTTGGCATCAGCAGCGATTTTAGAATGTTATTACGAAAGAATATGATGGATTTAGCTTTCTTTCTAGAAAAGAATATTGCTGACTCAGATCTTATCAGCAAGGAATTATGGACAGAGCCAATTGTCATGGTCGCTTCACCGGAACATGAACTTGCTTCTTTTAAACGAGTTGAAGCAAAAGATTTAAAAGGGCAAAGCATTATTTATATTGAGTCAGGCAGCAGTTATCGTACGGTATTGGAAAAAAGCCTGATTAAGGCGGGAATTCGTCCCCGGGCAGCTTTGGAGATTTGTCAGATCCAAACAATCAAAGAATTTGTTATTAGTAAATTAGGCATAACAGTATTGCCGTTGGCTGCCGTCAAAAATGAGCTGGAGGCCGGTCGCTTAGTGGCTCTGCCTTGGCAAGGCTCTGAATTTCAGACATCAGCTTTTTTGGTTTATCACAAAGAAAAATGGTTGTCACCTCCAATCCAAGCATTTGTTAAGCTGGTTCAAGAGCGTTTATTGAAATAA
- a CDS encoding nimA protein, with protein MEQVRYKQRNCTDLQKIETFLSQSRTGVLGMVSEAYPYAVPMNYVWYNGAVYIHGMGSGKKEAILAQQPTVCFTVYQEHGTVTDPVPCHADTAYFSVMLLGKAEKVIDSKEAAAALQKFLDKFMPKYYSQSLTGNLIEKYRSSHDGKAVSVYRITPQQVTAKENSAQADQLFSLNSTEASC; from the coding sequence ATGGAACAAGTTCGTTACAAGCAGAGAAACTGTACCGACCTGCAGAAAATTGAAACCTTTTTATCTCAGTCAAGAACCGGTGTGCTTGGGATGGTCAGTGAAGCTTATCCGTATGCTGTTCCGATGAACTATGTATGGTACAATGGTGCTGTTTATATTCATGGCATGGGCTCAGGCAAAAAAGAGGCCATTCTTGCTCAGCAGCCGACCGTTTGTTTCACCGTTTATCAGGAGCATGGGACGGTTACCGACCCGGTGCCCTGTCATGCCGATACGGCCTATTTCAGTGTCATGCTGCTCGGCAAGGCTGAAAAGGTAATTGATTCCAAAGAGGCTGCGGCAGCGCTTCAGAAATTCCTGGATAAATTTATGCCAAAGTATTATAGTCAGTCTTTAACCGGCAATTTAATTGAGAAGTATCGTTCCTCTCATGATGGTAAGGCGGTTTCGGTTTACCGGATAACACCGCAGCAAGTGACTGCGAAAGAGAACTCGGCGCAAGCTGATCAATTATTCAGTCTAAATTCAACGGAAGCATCATGCTGA
- the aksA_4 gene encoding homocitrate synthase — MRIAIVDTTLRDGEQAAGLVFSQAEKLAIAKALDQVGVFAIEAGTPAMGAEEQTTLRAIVEAGLSARVIAWNRAVRQDILTSVHCGFSFVHISIPVSDLHLQYKLKTTREAVLQQLVDAIAFARSFGCRISVGTEDTSRADEEFFLQVAAAAARAGAEYIRYADTVGCLEPLKTYEVMQRLVQKCVLPLEIHVHNDFGLATANTIAAIQAGVRMASVTVGGIGERAGNAALEQVVEALTELHGHETGIDRAQLPDLTQLVARARGT; from the coding sequence ATGAGAATCGCCATTGTGGATACAACTTTGCGTGATGGTGAGCAAGCAGCCGGATTGGTATTTTCTCAGGCAGAAAAACTCGCCATTGCCAAGGCTCTTGACCAGGTTGGTGTGTTTGCCATTGAAGCAGGTACCCCGGCGATGGGAGCTGAAGAGCAAACGACTCTGAGGGCCATTGTTGAGGCCGGTTTGTCGGCAAGAGTGATTGCCTGGAACCGGGCGGTCAGGCAAGACATCCTGACATCAGTTCATTGCGGCTTCTCCTTTGTTCATATCTCAATTCCGGTATCGGATTTGCATTTACAATATAAATTAAAAACAACGAGAGAGGCCGTTTTGCAGCAGCTTGTTGACGCGATCGCTTTTGCCCGCAGTTTTGGCTGCCGGATATCGGTTGGAACGGAGGATACGTCGCGGGCGGATGAGGAGTTTTTTTTGCAGGTAGCCGCTGCTGCTGCCCGAGCGGGGGCGGAATATATTCGTTATGCCGATACGGTGGGCTGTTTAGAGCCGCTTAAAACCTATGAAGTGATGCAAAGACTTGTGCAAAAGTGTGTCCTCCCACTGGAGATTCATGTGCATAATGATTTTGGCCTGGCTACTGCCAATACCATCGCTGCTATTCAGGCCGGGGTGCGCATGGCAAGCGTTACGGTAGGCGGGATTGGCGAGCGGGCCGGGAATGCGGCACTGGAGCAAGTGGTTGAGGCGCTTACTGAGCTTCATGGGCATGAAACCGGTATCGACAGGGCACAGTTGCCTGACCTTACTCAATTAGTGGCCCGGGCACGGGGTACTTAG
- a CDS encoding malonate transporter — translation MEHLNTQFLLSLMIIITGYVCKKLSIIKAQDGEGLARIIFNITLPALIITTFSTIKIDFSLIMITVISAFYGLLMAAVGFIVFRKEQRNSRGMLIMLLPGFNIGLFAYPLVEAIWGQAGLQYFGMFDVGNSLVIFIVCYLIASYYSTDSSQLSVKTVFVQLGKSIPLLAYTIAFIAAVGGLKFPQQLLAVTQILAKANMPLSLLLLGIHLSFSLNSEYWRNMGRILAVRYVIGLIVGGLLFWFTPFSDIIRYTLLVGFILPVAMAAIPFAIEFGYDQNFVGTLANMTILISFLLVWIIVGSLY, via the coding sequence ATGGAGCACTTAAACACCCAATTTCTGTTATCGCTGATGATCATTATTACAGGTTATGTTTGTAAAAAATTATCAATCATTAAAGCACAGGATGGCGAGGGACTTGCGAGAATTATCTTTAACATTACCTTGCCGGCACTGATCATTACCACATTTAGCACAATAAAAATAGATTTTTCACTTATTATGATTACCGTGATCAGTGCATTCTACGGATTGCTGATGGCAGCAGTTGGTTTTATTGTTTTTAGAAAAGAGCAAAGAAATAGCCGGGGCATGCTGATTATGCTGCTGCCAGGCTTTAATATTGGATTATTTGCCTATCCTCTGGTTGAAGCCATTTGGGGACAAGCCGGGCTTCAATATTTTGGCATGTTTGATGTTGGTAATTCATTGGTTATCTTTATTGTTTGTTATCTCATTGCCAGCTATTATTCGACTGACAGCAGCCAACTCAGTGTTAAAACTGTTTTTGTTCAACTAGGTAAATCCATTCCGCTGCTAGCTTATACCATTGCCTTTATTGCCGCTGTGGGTGGCTTGAAATTTCCGCAGCAGCTGCTTGCTGTGACTCAGATTCTAGCCAAGGCAAACATGCCTTTGTCGCTGTTACTGTTAGGCATTCATCTAAGCTTCTCGCTTAACTCGGAATACTGGCGTAATATGGGGCGAATTCTAGCAGTCAGGTATGTGATCGGGCTCATCGTTGGCGGCTTATTGTTTTGGTTTACACCGTTTAGTGATATCATTCGTTATACGTTATTGGTTGGCTTTATTCTGCCGGTTGCCATGGCAGCGATTCCCTTTGCCATTGAGTTTGGTTATGATCAGAACTTTGTGGGGACACTTGCAAATATGACAATCCTAATTAGTTTTTTACTAGTATGGATTATTGTGGGAAGCTTGTATTGA